In a single window of the Pontibacter russatus genome:
- a CDS encoding APC family permease, whose translation MHEKPWLSKPGSPQGSVGHKHVEGKSGEPKPALSFADAVAVIIGIVVGAGIFRTPSLVAANSESSTSFLLTWILGGAVSLVGALCYAELTTTYPHTGGDYHFLRQAFGRRLSFLFAWARMSVIQTGSIALLSFIIGDYLAQIHSMGEFTSALYAVLVVVALTGINIIGVRVGTSAQNILVTLELLGILIILGAGFFFAPAASSPLATEPTPEQGNSLGLAMVFVLLTFGGWNEAAYISAELKTGRRGMAKVLVSSILIITAIYALINVAYLHVLGLSGIAQSEAVAGDLMRRTFGEGGVVLIGLIVTVSALTSVNATIFTGARTNYALGRDFKIFGALGKWNPQTSTPVNAFVVQGAISLALIGLGLFTRNGFETIVEYTAPVFWFFLMMVGISLFVLRRKNPLRERPFPVPFYPVTPLIFCLTSAYLFYSSLAYTGLGALVGVIVLLLGILLLLTLPMIDKALPAEVAPGSGN comes from the coding sequence ATGCATGAGAAACCATGGCTGTCAAAACCCGGAAGTCCGCAAGGCAGCGTCGGACACAAACATGTAGAAGGCAAAAGCGGTGAGCCGAAGCCTGCCCTAAGTTTCGCCGATGCGGTGGCAGTTATCATAGGCATCGTCGTAGGCGCGGGCATATTTCGCACGCCTTCGCTCGTGGCGGCCAACTCCGAAAGCAGCACCTCGTTTCTGTTGACCTGGATATTGGGCGGGGCTGTGTCCCTGGTCGGGGCACTATGCTATGCCGAGCTCACCACCACCTATCCCCACACCGGCGGCGATTACCATTTCCTGAGGCAGGCCTTCGGCAGACGGCTCTCCTTTCTGTTTGCCTGGGCACGGATGAGCGTCATCCAGACGGGCTCCATCGCCCTGCTGTCCTTTATCATCGGGGATTACCTGGCACAGATTCACAGCATGGGCGAGTTCACTTCTGCCCTGTACGCTGTTCTGGTGGTGGTGGCCTTAACAGGCATCAACATCATCGGGGTGAGAGTGGGAACATCCGCCCAAAATATCCTAGTGACGCTGGAGTTGCTCGGAATCCTGATCATCTTGGGAGCCGGGTTCTTCTTCGCTCCGGCCGCGTCATCCCCCCTTGCCACAGAACCCACCCCAGAGCAGGGTAACTCCTTAGGTTTAGCCATGGTGTTTGTGCTGCTGACATTCGGGGGTTGGAACGAGGCGGCCTATATTTCCGCAGAACTGAAGACGGGGCGAAGAGGCATGGCAAAGGTGCTGGTTTCAAGCATCTTGATAATCACAGCCATATATGCCCTCATCAATGTAGCGTATCTACATGTACTCGGGCTCAGCGGCATCGCGCAGTCAGAGGCTGTGGCAGGAGACCTGATGCGGCGTACATTCGGAGAGGGGGGCGTAGTGCTGATCGGGCTCATCGTAACCGTTTCGGCACTGACCTCCGTCAATGCCACCATATTCACGGGTGCCCGCACCAATTATGCCCTGGGCAGGGACTTTAAGATTTTCGGGGCGCTTGGCAAGTGGAACCCCCAGACGTCCACCCCTGTGAATGCCTTCGTGGTGCAGGGCGCCATATCACTGGCGCTTATAGGCTTGGGCCTGTTCACAAGGAACGGCTTCGAGACAATCGTGGAATACACAGCACCAGTCTTCTGGTTTTTCCTGATGATGGTGGGCATTTCCCTGTTTGTGCTGCGCAGGAAGAACCCCCTACGGGAACGCCCCTTTCCCGTGCCTTTCTACCCTGTCACGCCTTTAATTTTTTGTCTTACGAGCGCCTACCTCTTTTATTCAAGCTTAGCCTATACCGGGCTTGGGGCTTTGGTGGGAGTGATAGTGCTGCTGTTGGGCATCCTTCTTCTTCTGACCCTGCCCATGATCGATAAAGCGCTGCCTGCAGAGGTTGCGCCTGGCAGCGGCAACTGA
- a CDS encoding SIMPL domain-containing protein has product MKKLFLIAGLLGALSVNRVQAQQQPLPPLVNVSGVGEVRVQPTEVVVSLGVETREKTLEAARTETDKKAAAIISYLKKQGVEEKNIQTSYVTLQPIYNGAEYGRTNPDLYLAQKNMTIKIIKLDRFDELMAGLYKVGVNQVNGINFQAGDIDKLKMEARKRAVANAKQIATTLAKELDAKVGRPYQINEVESGGGPRPMYKTAMLESAAYDAGPSIAGGEVVVTSNVSVSFILEH; this is encoded by the coding sequence ATGAAAAAACTATTTCTGATAGCCGGACTTCTAGGGGCCTTGTCTGTTAACCGCGTGCAGGCGCAGCAGCAGCCGCTGCCTCCGCTTGTAAACGTGTCGGGTGTGGGGGAAGTGCGCGTACAGCCCACGGAGGTGGTGGTGAGCCTGGGGGTGGAGACCCGCGAAAAGACACTGGAGGCCGCCCGAACCGAAACAGACAAAAAAGCGGCAGCCATTATCAGCTACCTGAAGAAACAAGGCGTGGAGGAGAAAAATATCCAGACATCCTATGTTACGCTTCAACCCATCTATAACGGGGCCGAGTACGGCCGAACAAACCCTGATCTTTACCTCGCGCAAAAAAACATGACCATAAAGATAATAAAGCTTGACAGGTTTGATGAACTGATGGCTGGCCTGTATAAGGTAGGCGTGAACCAGGTGAACGGCATCAACTTCCAGGCAGGCGACATTGACAAGCTGAAGATGGAGGCCCGGAAGCGCGCCGTTGCCAATGCAAAGCAGATAGCCACGACGCTCGCCAAAGAACTGGACGCAAAAGTAGGGCGCCCCTACCAGATCAATGAGGTGGAGAGCGGCGGCGGGCCGAGGCCGATGTACAAAACCGCCATGCTGGAGTCCGCCGCGTACGATGCCGGCCCATCCATAGCAGGTGGCGAAGTGGTGGTGACTTCCAATGTGAGCGTCAGCTTCATTCTGGAGCATTAG
- a CDS encoding class I SAM-dependent methyltransferase: MGREIAKVIGTGGGGWLDRSTRQEEENSLRAIDGMTLNPQSVVADIGAGTGFYTFKVAEKVPKGKIYAVELQDAFVAELKERSQELGLSNVKVVKGGAKSINVPDTSLDLAFMVDVYHELEYPREMLQAIHRALKPDGKLLLLEYRAEDPKVPIRELHKMTAQQVKEELEANGFKLFKREDSLPIQHFLMFEKTEGR, translated from the coding sequence ATGGGCCGCGAAATTGCCAAGGTTATCGGTACGGGCGGAGGCGGCTGGCTTGACAGGAGCACCAGACAGGAAGAGGAGAACTCGTTACGGGCCATTGACGGCATGACGCTAAACCCTCAGAGTGTGGTAGCTGACATTGGCGCAGGCACTGGCTTTTATACCTTTAAGGTAGCGGAGAAAGTACCAAAGGGGAAAATATACGCTGTAGAGTTGCAGGATGCGTTTGTTGCTGAACTGAAAGAGCGCAGTCAGGAACTTGGGCTAAGCAATGTGAAAGTGGTGAAAGGAGGTGCGAAAAGCATAAATGTGCCCGATACCTCACTTGACCTTGCTTTTATGGTGGATGTTTACCACGAGCTGGAATACCCCCGGGAAATGCTGCAAGCTATACACAGGGCATTGAAGCCGGACGGTAAGCTGCTGCTGCTGGAGTACCGCGCTGAGGACCCAAAGGTGCCTATCCGAGAGCTGCACAAAATGACTGCGCAGCAGGTAAAGGAGGAGCTGGAGGCGAATGGGTTCAAGCTTTTCAAGCGCGAGGATTCTCTGCCGATTCAGCATTTCCTGATGTTTGAAAAGACGGAGGGCCGGTGA
- a CDS encoding IS110 family RNA-guided transposase, whose translation MDTQARPKVVGIDVSKDSLAGCHMRDGKTQHLETENNKTGFKQLIKCCGADSLYVMEATGIYYLQLAYYLVEQGARVVVVNPVIIRRYIQMHLGKGKSDRKDAQWIMRYGQQSEVKQWQPEERVIVECRQLEQVIEQLIKQKIMVTNSLEALQGQPVTSGLAVKSLKQTLKMLERQVRRMEDELVASLEKAFSKEMKLLSSIPGIGRKTAAMLLLFAGGFKDMNNYRQLIAKAGLSPREYTSGTSIRGKVRITKMGGGLIRGKLFMCSFSAKKSNAACKALYDRLVAKGKNGKLALIAVCNKLLKQAFAIVKSGTPYQADFANIMAARA comes from the coding sequence ATGGACACACAAGCAAGACCAAAAGTAGTGGGTATTGATGTAAGTAAAGACTCGCTGGCCGGTTGTCACATGAGAGATGGCAAGACACAGCACCTGGAGACAGAAAACAACAAGACCGGCTTCAAACAGCTGATCAAGTGCTGCGGAGCAGACAGCCTGTATGTCATGGAGGCGACTGGCATCTATTACCTGCAGCTGGCTTACTACCTGGTCGAGCAGGGGGCGCGGGTGGTCGTGGTGAATCCGGTCATCATCAGGCGCTACATCCAGATGCACCTGGGCAAAGGCAAGAGCGACCGGAAAGATGCCCAGTGGATCATGCGCTATGGCCAGCAAAGTGAAGTAAAACAGTGGCAGCCGGAGGAGCGGGTCATCGTGGAGTGCAGGCAACTGGAGCAGGTGATTGAGCAGCTCATCAAGCAAAAGATCATGGTCACCAATTCTTTAGAAGCTTTACAAGGGCAGCCAGTGACGAGTGGATTGGCTGTCAAAAGCCTGAAGCAGACGCTGAAGATGCTCGAAAGACAGGTTAGGCGAATGGAGGATGAACTGGTGGCTTCTTTGGAAAAGGCCTTTAGCAAGGAGATGAAGCTGCTGAGTTCTATCCCAGGCATTGGCAGAAAGACAGCCGCTATGCTGCTTTTGTTTGCCGGCGGCTTTAAAGATATGAACAACTACCGGCAGCTCATTGCCAAGGCCGGTCTCTCGCCCAGGGAGTACACCTCCGGCACCAGTATCAGAGGTAAGGTGCGCATCACCAAGATGGGCGGAGGCCTGATCAGAGGCAAGTTATTTATGTGCAGCTTCTCTGCAAAGAAATCAAACGCGGCCTGTAAAGCACTCTACGACCGGCTCGTGGCCAAAGGTAAGAACGGTAAACTAGCGCTGATCGCGGTCTGCAACAAGCTCCTGAAGCAGGCTTTTGCCATTGTTAAATCAGGCACACCTTATCAGGCTGATTTTGCAAATATTATGGCCGCCAGAGCTTGA
- a CDS encoding ATP-binding protein: MGSLKPGERLEGKHSTGLGMSIAKRIIELHGGRIWIEGEENKGTSNFLGIPKRPRRSRPYGAATLDTLFPAW; encoded by the coding sequence ATCGGCTCACTGAAGCCAGGAGAGAGGCTGGAAGGAAAACACTCCACCGGTTTGGGCATGTCCATCGCCAAGCGAATCATCGAGCTGCACGGCGGCAGGATTTGGATAGAGGGCGAGGAGAACAAGGGCACATCTAATTTCTTGGGTATCCCCAAAAGGCCGAGGCGAAGCCGCCCTTACGGAGCAGCCACATTAGATACTCTCTTTCCTGCTTGGTAA
- a CDS encoding T9SS type A sorting domain-containing protein, translating to MAQIVWPSGQLLPSFPPSAQIQDLIILRETPSRWEAEGPSIGHNTGRLETDGWLCQTGIDAPNQHMVYGPYERSLPAGPNTAEFRMKVDNNTANNDPIVDIDVRNATTGETLASQTLTRLQFPIAGDYTNFTLPFTLPADNQSVELRIYWHGTSYTKVDWVGVQQNNSSAEMYLFASLKGIVNRTQPRIFSYEGDAFAEGPHTWLQSLGLGWSEPANKWDLIAKYRQEISGLIVYDPAQTHTVNLATMLAKDQKALIASPLLLSRLSAAPYNLPVLLDLRGQFSSKLQVYQTIYDTYWPKLDHRLLIGLNPDAHKAALREYATALGAPVIWLDPKVAAESELLNSFLSSMPAGSNYMGWWPEEEPGVSRASSYGISTIASDWATNLTVHSGMPRTVNTKPIPPKPALQNKIYVAFILSDGDNLQYVEHLMRKLWNNPDRGAVPIGWTLSPAMLDAMPGALNYYWQSSTANDNLISGPSGYGYAYPNSFPDQSSLDQFVAKTEDYNRRAGFRVVTVWNTITGGIDQNVGESFAANAPSRLGLTAQNTGGGLSIYKQSLPGMALSCNYCTNEQAMKDHIATASSEWDGASPRFVIIQAQPWQDVKPTDFKNVANSLGSDYVVVRPDHIFQLIREANGLPVDPGSGPLGEDITNLGGTVSAQYQTGSSAGEKHTKLIDNNINTKYLVSYPSVWVQYKAPTSHVVTNYTITSANNDPERDPLAWTLQGSNDGSSWTTIDNRYNEDFPNRSQTRTFHFNNNLSYIYYRFNFSNNSGTFLQLAEIELYGRTSAAGVSAASELRATTKEEELSIYPNPASDELAITGLEANTEVAVYDLYGKTVLNKTKLSPDRPVINIESLKPGIYLLKAEGKGLKFVKE from the coding sequence ATGGCCCAAATAGTATGGCCGTCCGGGCAGCTTCTCCCTTCCTTTCCCCCTTCAGCACAGATACAGGACCTGATTATTCTCCGTGAAACGCCGTCACGCTGGGAAGCTGAAGGGCCGTCCATAGGCCACAACACCGGTCGCCTGGAGACCGACGGGTGGCTCTGCCAAACCGGAATCGATGCCCCCAATCAGCATATGGTTTACGGGCCTTACGAGAGGAGCCTGCCGGCAGGGCCTAACACTGCCGAGTTTCGGATGAAAGTGGACAATAACACTGCCAACAACGATCCGATAGTGGATATTGATGTCCGAAACGCCACCACCGGCGAGACCCTCGCCTCACAGACCCTTACGCGCCTGCAGTTTCCCATAGCCGGAGACTACACTAATTTTACCTTGCCGTTCACCTTGCCAGCCGATAATCAGTCAGTCGAACTGCGCATATACTGGCATGGCACTTCCTATACCAAAGTGGACTGGGTTGGCGTTCAGCAAAACAACTCCTCTGCCGAGATGTACCTGTTTGCCTCTCTGAAGGGCATCGTAAACCGGACACAGCCACGTATCTTCTCCTATGAAGGTGATGCGTTTGCGGAAGGGCCTCACACCTGGTTGCAGTCTCTGGGCCTGGGCTGGTCTGAGCCCGCCAACAAATGGGACCTTATCGCTAAATACCGTCAGGAAATCTCCGGTCTGATCGTTTACGACCCTGCACAAACCCACACGGTGAACCTGGCAACGATGCTGGCGAAAGACCAGAAAGCGCTCATTGCCTCGCCACTGTTGTTATCTCGGCTAAGCGCTGCCCCCTATAATCTACCAGTGCTGCTTGATCTGCGCGGCCAGTTTAGCAGCAAGCTGCAGGTGTACCAGACAATTTATGACACTTACTGGCCAAAGCTTGACCACCGTTTGCTAATCGGGCTGAACCCGGATGCGCACAAGGCGGCCTTGCGTGAATATGCAACCGCGCTGGGTGCACCGGTTATATGGCTTGACCCTAAAGTGGCCGCTGAGAGTGAGCTGCTTAACAGCTTTTTGTCCTCCATGCCGGCCGGTTCAAACTATATGGGGTGGTGGCCGGAGGAGGAGCCAGGCGTATCAAGAGCGTCCTCGTACGGTATCTCAACCATCGCTAGCGACTGGGCCACCAACCTGACGGTTCATAGCGGTATGCCAAGGACAGTGAATACCAAACCGATACCTCCCAAACCGGCACTGCAAAACAAAATCTACGTCGCTTTCATATTAAGTGACGGGGATAATCTGCAGTACGTCGAGCACCTGATGCGCAAGCTCTGGAATAATCCCGACCGCGGCGCTGTTCCGATCGGATGGACCCTGTCGCCTGCCATGCTTGATGCGATGCCGGGTGCACTGAACTACTACTGGCAGAGCTCCACTGCCAATGATAACTTGATATCAGGCCCTTCAGGATACGGCTACGCCTACCCCAACAGCTTCCCAGACCAAAGTTCGCTGGATCAGTTTGTCGCTAAAACCGAAGACTACAACCGCCGTGCTGGTTTCCGGGTTGTCACCGTCTGGAACACCATCACAGGGGGCATTGACCAGAATGTGGGAGAAAGCTTCGCCGCCAACGCACCCTCACGGCTTGGCCTGACCGCCCAGAACACAGGGGGAGGGTTGAGCATATATAAGCAGAGCCTGCCGGGAATGGCGCTTTCCTGTAACTATTGCACGAACGAGCAGGCTATGAAGGATCACATTGCCACCGCCTCTTCCGAGTGGGATGGAGCCTCGCCACGCTTCGTGATCATACAGGCACAGCCGTGGCAGGATGTGAAGCCCACGGATTTCAAGAATGTGGCTAACTCCCTGGGCAGTGACTATGTGGTGGTACGTCCGGATCATATCTTCCAGCTTATCCGTGAGGCAAACGGGCTTCCTGTTGACCCCGGAAGCGGCCCTTTGGGTGAAGACATCACCAACCTCGGGGGAACGGTAAGCGCTCAATATCAAACAGGCTCTTCGGCGGGTGAAAAACATACGAAACTGATTGACAACAACATCAACACCAAGTATTTGGTCTCCTATCCTTCTGTCTGGGTGCAGTATAAGGCACCTACAAGTCATGTAGTGACAAACTACACCATCACATCGGCAAACAACGACCCTGAGCGGGATCCTCTTGCCTGGACATTGCAGGGTTCCAACGACGGAAGCAGCTGGACTACAATCGACAACCGATATAACGAAGACTTCCCTAACCGATCCCAAACCAGGACCTTCCACTTCAATAACAATCTGAGCTATATATATTACCGGTTCAACTTCTCTAATAACAGCGGGACATTTCTTCAGCTGGCCGAGATTGAGTTGTATGGGAGAACTTCAGCGGCAGGCGTAAGTGCCGCCAGCGAGCTCAGGGCGACAACGAAAGAAGAGGAACTTTCCATATACCCGAACCCCGCCAGCGATGAGTTGGCTATAACCGGTTTGGAGGCAAACACCGAAGTGGCGGTCTACGACCTTTACGGGAAAACAGTTTTAAACAAAACAAAGCTGTCACCAGACCGGCCTGTGATCAATATAGAGTCGCTCAAGCCCGGAATTTATCTGCTTAAAGCAGAAGGCAAGGGATTAAAGTTTGTGAAAGAGTAA
- a CDS encoding SAM-dependent methyltransferase: MRVSMYSRFAFLLIAFCAAAFVQPQGAVAQDLDVPYVPTSQEVVDAMLELGKVTKDDVLYDLGCGDGRIVVTAARQYGTTGTGVDIDPERIEEANANAREANVADKVKFVEGNLFDVDLSDATVVTLYLLPSVNLKLRPKLQQLKPGTRIVSHAFDMGDWKPDQTVQVGGSTIFLWTVPQR; the protein is encoded by the coding sequence ATGAGAGTATCTATGTATTCCCGCTTTGCGTTTCTCCTAATTGCCTTTTGTGCGGCCGCCTTTGTGCAGCCCCAGGGGGCTGTGGCACAGGACCTGGATGTGCCCTATGTACCCACAAGCCAGGAGGTAGTGGACGCCATGCTTGAATTGGGCAAGGTTACAAAAGATGATGTCCTGTATGATTTGGGCTGCGGCGACGGGCGCATTGTGGTCACGGCTGCCAGGCAGTACGGCACAACGGGCACAGGTGTGGATATAGACCCGGAGCGTATCGAGGAAGCGAACGCCAATGCGAGAGAAGCCAACGTTGCCGATAAGGTTAAATTCGTGGAAGGCAATCTGTTTGACGTGGATCTCAGTGATGCCACCGTCGTCACGCTTTATCTTCTGCCCAGCGTCAACCTGAAGCTTCGCCCGAAACTGCAGCAGCTAAAGCCCGGTACCCGCATTGTTTCGCACGCTTTCGACATGGGCGACTGGAAACCGGATCAGACCGTACAGGTAGGTGGCTCCACCATTTTCCTCTGGACTGTCCCGCAGCGTTGA
- a CDS encoding phosphatase PAP2 family protein → MKKPFAILLSCLCLLHLASCDEDIVEANASYQALQPAQTDADAGTWTPLIVASAADFPLPAPEATASAAYQQELTELKALTASLTSDQQRIIDYWKVGSVLRWNEIMRELVAKHNLPPYQNPDNTYPAPSAANPFAYPVFPFSNPPYAARAYAYVSAAQYDALVMAHHFKNEHRRAAPYQVDTSIKTAVPKSELAAYPSEDAVVAGASLEMMKLLFPADIAYLTRMAEEEKNYRLWSGANVRSDVTAGDSLGRWVARKVIQRAKADGMGAAGGTPELWTKLEDDCKARGETPWLSLETPKRPPMLPVFGDVKPLLFDRADVPSLRPGPPPSATSEQMHKELDEVLGYTTNPTRERMRIVNFWADGVGTSTPPGHWNAIATEEFVKKHYSEVRWARNYALLNAALMDAAILCWNTKFYYFNARPCQLNPKIKTLTGVPNFPAYVSGHSTFSGAAAAVLGHLIPERANAFQAMAQEASDSRMYGGIHYRADCQEGLDAGKKVGDYAIARARTDGAD, encoded by the coding sequence ATGAAGAAGCCCTTCGCTATCCTATTGTCCTGCCTTTGCCTCCTGCACCTGGCGTCTTGTGACGAAGACATTGTGGAGGCCAATGCCAGCTACCAGGCCCTGCAGCCAGCCCAGACGGACGCAGACGCCGGCACCTGGACCCCGCTCATCGTAGCCTCTGCGGCTGACTTTCCGCTTCCTGCCCCGGAGGCCACTGCCTCGGCTGCCTACCAGCAGGAACTGACGGAACTCAAGGCGCTGACGGCCAGCTTGACTTCAGACCAGCAACGGATCATTGACTACTGGAAAGTGGGCAGCGTGTTGCGGTGGAATGAAATCATGCGGGAGCTGGTGGCCAAACACAATCTGCCCCCCTACCAAAACCCCGACAACACCTACCCGGCACCAAGTGCCGCCAATCCCTTTGCTTACCCCGTGTTTCCCTTCTCCAACCCGCCCTATGCAGCCAGGGCCTACGCCTACGTGAGCGCGGCGCAGTATGATGCGCTTGTGATGGCGCATCACTTTAAGAACGAGCACAGGCGGGCGGCTCCTTACCAGGTGGATACCTCCATCAAAACGGCCGTACCTAAAAGTGAGTTAGCGGCCTATCCCTCGGAGGATGCCGTGGTTGCCGGAGCCTCCCTGGAAATGATGAAGCTCCTGTTCCCGGCTGATATCGCCTACCTCACCAGGATGGCCGAAGAGGAGAAAAACTACCGCCTGTGGAGCGGGGCCAATGTGCGCAGTGATGTGACGGCTGGGGACTCCCTGGGCAGGTGGGTGGCCAGGAAAGTCATCCAGCGGGCGAAGGCGGATGGCATGGGCGCAGCAGGCGGCACGCCGGAGCTGTGGACGAAGCTGGAGGACGATTGCAAAGCAAGAGGCGAAACGCCCTGGTTGTCTTTGGAAACGCCAAAGCGCCCGCCCATGCTGCCGGTTTTCGGCGATGTGAAGCCTTTGCTGTTCGACAGGGCAGATGTGCCTTCCTTACGCCCTGGCCCTCCGCCATCCGCTACTTCTGAGCAAATGCACAAAGAGCTGGATGAGGTGCTGGGCTACACCACAAACCCCACGCGGGAGCGGATGCGCATTGTAAACTTCTGGGCTGACGGAGTGGGCACCTCAACACCACCAGGCCATTGGAATGCCATTGCCACTGAGGAGTTCGTAAAGAAGCACTACAGTGAGGTTCGGTGGGCGCGCAACTATGCACTTTTAAATGCTGCCTTAATGGATGCAGCCATTCTATGCTGGAATACCAAGTTCTATTACTTCAATGCCAGACCTTGCCAGTTAAACCCAAAAATCAAAACACTCACCGGAGTACCTAACTTCCCTGCTTATGTATCCGGTCATTCTACTTTCAGTGGAGCGGCGGCAGCTGTATTGGGTCATCTTATCCCGGAACGAGCCAATGCTTTTCAGGCCATGGCACAGGAAGCTTCTGATTCTCGCATGTACGGGGGCATCCACTACCGCGCTGACTGCCAGGAAGGCCTGGATGCCGGTAAAAAAGTGGGCGATTACGCTATTGCCCGAGCCAGAACAGACGGGGCAGATTGA
- a CDS encoding transposase, giving the protein MTQFVLQPLPACGCKLSPNSGLCFSQVETFDNSTRGFNQLLKWSRKQTTPALPVSFVMEATGVYYEPLAYHLHKLKQAVSVLLPNKVRHFGKSLSVKSKTDRIDARIIALLSAHEPQAFVLKSHKEVIKKFDTEIAKCEARIKAVLKKEEWLQEKAERLLSIKGVGLMSLAIVLAETQGFALMNNSKQLTSYAGFDVVERESGTRVRGKTRISKKGNGRIRAALYFPALVASRHNAALPAVYQRINAGKESKMVGVVSLQRKLLLLNCSMWISDTVFQDKPLASGDQERRPLLRNKDEAFENKVGRSTDLPTLDELPYDLSRVKPSFVSKLYERFS; this is encoded by the coding sequence TTGACACAGTTTGTTTTACAGCCTCTACCCGCCTGCGGCTGCAAACTCTCCCCCAACTCCGGCCTGTGCTTCTCCCAGGTGGAAACCTTTGACAACAGCACCAGGGGCTTCAACCAGCTGCTCAAGTGGTCGCGCAAGCAGACCACGCCTGCCTTGCCGGTAAGCTTTGTCATGGAGGCCACGGGTGTTTACTATGAGCCCCTAGCCTATCATCTGCACAAGCTTAAGCAGGCCGTTTCGGTCCTACTCCCCAACAAGGTCAGGCACTTCGGCAAGAGCCTCAGCGTCAAAAGCAAAACAGACCGCATTGACGCCAGGATCATCGCCCTGCTCTCTGCACATGAGCCGCAGGCATTCGTCCTCAAATCTCACAAGGAGGTGATAAAGAAGTTTGACACCGAGATAGCCAAATGCGAGGCCCGGATAAAGGCAGTGCTCAAAAAGGAGGAATGGCTGCAGGAGAAAGCAGAAAGGCTCCTCTCCATCAAAGGAGTGGGGCTGATGAGCCTGGCCATTGTGCTGGCGGAGACCCAGGGCTTTGCCCTGATGAACAACTCCAAACAGCTCACCAGCTACGCCGGCTTCGATGTGGTGGAAAGAGAGTCCGGCACCAGGGTCAGGGGCAAGACCAGGATCTCCAAGAAGGGCAACGGCAGGATAAGGGCGGCCCTTTACTTCCCGGCCCTGGTGGCCAGCAGGCACAACGCTGCCCTGCCGGCTGTCTACCAGCGCATCAACGCCGGGAAAGAGAGCAAGATGGTGGGGGTGGTGAGCCTGCAGCGCAAACTGCTGCTGCTCAACTGCTCTATGTGGATAAGCGATACGGTATTTCAAGACAAACCCTTAGCTTCCGGAGATCAGGAGAGAAGGCCTCTCCTTCGTAACAAAGACGAAGCCTTTGAAAACAAAGTAGGCAGATCCACAGACCTGCCTACACTGGATGAGCTTCCGTACGATCTCTCTCGGGTGAAGCCCTCCTTCGTCAGTAAATTATACGAAAGATTTTCCTGA